One region of Rana temporaria chromosome 11, aRanTem1.1, whole genome shotgun sequence genomic DNA includes:
- the LOC120917483 gene encoding uncharacterized protein LOC120917483, with protein sequence MLHTVGDGPIPMALEALAFAKPNKKYPTYNLIQKVWNKCKYVQQADGYTDYSPLWHNDTYTELAKLQIGGGWKSHGVTHIKHVFRHGRLRPLADLRVEYGLPSSMLFQYMQLQHAVRAQSRSSEWHLSPTPVFSLLGDAVSSKGFISECYAILLQYFLGQHPVMVREKWEKDVGQLDGEQWEEIFQGVSSCSLNVAQRLTQLYIIFRVYYTPRRLQLMGMQTDDVCTRCKRVHGDLIHLLWRCPKLHKYWSEVMSTVNSVFGVSMPVDPRVCLLGVLEEHVEEVYTREAVQRALFQARKLIMIHWKSETPPTLREWIDRMGE encoded by the exons ATGCTACACACGGTGGGGGATGGGCCCATCCCCATGGCACTTGAGGCCCTGGCTTTCGCTAAACCTAATAAGAAATATCCCACATATAATCTTATACAAAAGGTATGGAACAAATGCAAATATGTACAGCAAGCTGATGGATACACTGACTACAGCCCCCTATGGCATAATGATACTTATACAGAACTGGCTAAATTACAGATCGGGGGTGGGTGGAAAAGTCATGGGgtcacac acattaaacatgtatTTAGACATGGGAGGCTCAGGCCATTAGCAGATTTGCGGGTGGAATATGGGCTACCATCCTCAATGCTTTTTCAATATATGCAGCTTCAGCACGCAGTGAGGGCCCAGAGTAGGTCATCTGAGTGGCATCTGTCGCCGACTCCGGTGTTTAGTCTCCTGGGTGATGCTGTGTCCTCGAAGGGATTTATCTCTGAATGCTACGCCATCCTACTACAATACTTCTTGGGACAGCATCCAGTCATGGTAAGGGAAAAGTGGGAGAAGGACGTGGGACAATTGGATGGAGAACAATGGGAGGAGATATTTCAGGGGGTGAGCTCCTGCTCACTGAATGTGGCTCAGCGACTCACTCAGCTATACATTATCTTCAGGGTGTATTATACGCCGCGCAGGTTACAATTGATGGGAATGCAGACAGATGATGTGTGTACTAGATGCAAACGTGTCCATGGGGACCTCATACACCTCTTGTGGAGATGTCCCAAACTGCACAAGTATTGGTCTGAGGTGATGAGTACTGTTAATTCTGTTTTTGGGGTATCCATGCCTGTGGACCCCAGAGTATGCTTACTGGGGGTGTTGGAGGAACATGTTGAGGAGGTGTACACAAGGGAGGCGGTGCAAAGGGCGTTGTTCCAGGCCAGAAAATTGATTATGATACACTGGAAATCTGAGACCCCTCCGACTTTAAGGGAGTGGATTGATAGGATGGGTGAATGA